The following are from one region of the Jatrophihabitans telluris genome:
- a CDS encoding FUSC family protein, producing MPEVLSRWPGVRSRIDQLRARLRQVGLRESLSIEREVIRRILKSTLAATLSWLAAEAIHSPRPALAALAAIIVLQITVRSSLARSIQLTVAVTVGLGASIALGHLLGVSWWSIGLVVLLGLIVGELLRLGPLSGQVAISAMLAISLGNGYGLQRTIDTAIGAFIGVLVNVVISPASYVSEAGRTMRTLGEDLGALLSDMGSGLHRQPGQEHYRRWLSRARDLSADSRSAIATVKQGEESLQFNPRARRELDQLTRQSEARRALDHAINQTRGIARSLLDLPPESTDEDLARALPVLGDLLSEAGRAMSAFGRLQQDPLADADRAELIRIPSEARELSQRAVRALGRVPTELDDSDSEAGRLLISIFVDSERLIREVDITSGAHRSAIAEADADPVTRGRSAQA from the coding sequence ATGCCCGAGGTCCTGTCGCGCTGGCCCGGTGTCCGCAGCCGGATCGACCAGCTCCGGGCGCGGTTGCGCCAGGTCGGGCTGCGGGAAAGCCTGTCCATCGAGCGGGAGGTCATCCGCCGGATCCTGAAGTCGACGCTGGCCGCTACCCTGTCGTGGCTGGCGGCTGAGGCGATCCACTCGCCCCGACCTGCTCTCGCGGCGCTGGCCGCGATCATCGTCCTGCAAATCACGGTCCGCTCGTCGTTGGCACGCAGCATCCAGCTCACCGTGGCGGTCACCGTCGGCCTCGGCGCATCGATAGCCCTGGGCCACCTCCTCGGCGTGAGCTGGTGGTCGATCGGGCTGGTCGTCCTGCTCGGCCTGATCGTTGGGGAACTGCTCCGGCTCGGACCGCTGTCGGGACAGGTGGCGATCTCGGCCATGCTCGCGATCTCGCTGGGCAACGGCTACGGCCTGCAGCGGACGATCGACACCGCGATCGGGGCGTTCATCGGGGTCCTGGTGAACGTGGTCATCAGCCCGGCCTCCTACGTCTCCGAGGCCGGTCGCACGATGCGCACGCTCGGCGAAGATCTCGGAGCCCTGCTATCGGACATGGGCAGCGGACTGCACCGCCAACCCGGGCAGGAGCACTATCGCCGCTGGCTGTCGCGGGCGCGCGACCTGTCAGCCGATTCCCGCAGCGCGATCGCCACCGTCAAACAGGGCGAGGAGAGCCTGCAGTTCAATCCCCGCGCGCGGCGCGAGCTCGATCAGCTGACTCGCCAGAGTGAGGCTCGTCGCGCGCTCGACCACGCGATCAACCAGACCCGTGGGATCGCCCGCAGTCTGCTCGATCTGCCGCCGGAGAGCACGGATGAGGATCTGGCGCGGGCGTTACCGGTGCTGGGTGATCTGTTGTCGGAGGCAGGCCGGGCGATGTCGGCGTTCGGCCGTCTGCAGCAGGATCCGTTGGCCGACGCCGATCGCGCTGAGCTGATCCGGATTCCATCCGAGGCACGCGAACTCTCGCAGCGGGCGGTCCGTGCCCTGGGTCGGGTGCCGACCGAACTGGACGACAGCGACTCCGAAGCCGGACGTTTGCTCATTTCGATCTTCGTCGATTCCGAGCGGCTCATCAGAGAGGTGGACATAACCTCCGGGGCTCATCGGAGTGCGATCGCCGAGGCAGATGCCGACCCGGTCACGCGTGGGCGGTCGGCGCAGGCCTAG
- a CDS encoding Gfo/Idh/MocA family protein, whose protein sequence is MPTPLPDDRPIRWGLLGAGGIAHTVARDIVMTDGNVVAAVAARSAQRASAFASEFAGCRAYGDYEQLVNDDGVDVVYVATTHPHHREHALMAIAAGKPVLIEKPVALTAAHTAEIFEAAKQADVFAMEAMWMRTNPLIRKAEALVDAGAIGDVRGVRAEFGLGLRFDPEHRLYDLANGGGALLDLGVYPVTFGYLFLGQPESVAVTGSLAASGTDETVAMQWRCADGSTAQLWCSAPVSSPNRGAIYGTEGWILTEGQAHRPTGLIVHGRDGVHHIDDPIAGQGSGYGPEIAEVGRCLRTGLSESPLIPHADTIAIMGLLDHARAELGVRYPGE, encoded by the coding sequence ATGCCGACACCTCTGCCTGACGACCGTCCGATCCGCTGGGGCCTCCTCGGGGCCGGCGGTATCGCCCACACGGTCGCCCGCGACATCGTCATGACCGACGGCAACGTCGTCGCCGCCGTCGCCGCTCGCAGCGCGCAACGAGCAAGCGCCTTCGCCTCCGAGTTCGCCGGCTGCCGGGCCTACGGTGACTACGAGCAACTCGTCAACGACGACGGCGTCGACGTGGTCTACGTCGCCACGACTCACCCGCACCATCGCGAACACGCACTCATGGCGATCGCTGCGGGCAAGCCGGTCCTCATCGAGAAGCCGGTCGCCCTGACCGCGGCTCACACGGCCGAGATCTTCGAGGCCGCAAAACAGGCCGATGTGTTCGCCATGGAAGCAATGTGGATGCGCACCAATCCCCTGATCCGCAAGGCCGAAGCGCTCGTCGACGCCGGAGCGATCGGAGACGTCCGGGGCGTGCGCGCCGAGTTCGGGCTCGGCCTGCGCTTCGACCCCGAACATCGGCTTTACGACCTGGCCAACGGCGGCGGTGCACTGCTCGATCTGGGCGTGTATCCGGTCACCTTCGGCTACCTGTTCCTCGGTCAACCGGAGTCGGTGGCGGTCACCGGCAGCCTTGCCGCTTCCGGCACGGACGAGACCGTCGCGATGCAGTGGCGTTGCGCCGACGGGTCGACCGCTCAGTTGTGGTGCTCGGCCCCGGTGAGCTCGCCCAATCGCGGAGCCATCTACGGCACCGAGGGCTGGATCCTGACCGAGGGTCAGGCGCACCGACCGACCGGCCTCATCGTCCACGGCCGCGACGGTGTCCATCACATCGACGATCCGATTGCCGGACAGGGGTCGGGCTACGGGCCGGAAATCGCCGAGGTAGGACGCTGTCTGCGAACGGGGCTCAGCGAGAGCCCGCTGATCCCGCACGCCGATACCATCGCGATCATGGGGCTGCTCGACCACGCCCGTGCCGAGCTCGGCGTGCGTTACCCGGGAGAGTAG
- a CDS encoding multifunctional oxoglutarate decarboxylase/oxoglutarate dehydrogenase thiamine pyrophosphate-binding subunit/dihydrolipoyllysine-residue succinyltransferase subunit, whose translation MTVQSSTGEPSVSEPDFGANEWLVEEMYERYLADPKTVDAAWHDFFADYRPPVGGASGSTSNGRAAATADPEAQAAAVTEAATVSPGAAASTAASSAASTAAGAASAASTASAADSSGQTGAPNAAGSAAAAPSNGTSKSAGAHAAPAEATRPSWTTPTVAPVAADSAGSITTLRGAPARVVQNMQASLEIPTATSVRAVPAKLIADNRIVINNHLRRARGGKISFTHLIGYAVVKALRTHPEMNNSFALTAEGKPAMVTPEHVNFGLAIDLPGKDGARSLVVASIKQAETMDFAGFWGAYEDIIRRARAGKLTADDFAGSTISLTNPGTIGTNHSVPRLMQGQGTIIGVGAMEYPAQYSGMSEESLTATAISKIMTLTSTYDHRIIQGAQSGEFLRRIHELLLGGDDFYYEIFRSLRIPYEPVVWLTDREFTHEGQIDKAARVVELINAYRSSGHLMADTDPLEFKIRNHPDLDITKHGLTLWDLDREFPVGGFAGQKLMKLRDILGVLRDAYCRRVGVEYMHIIDPEERAWIQQHIEIKNDAPTRDEQKHILSRLNVAEAFETFLQTKYVGQKRFSLEGGETVIALLDAVLSAAAEQELDEVVIGMPHRGRLNVLANIVGKPYAKIFNEFEGNIDPGTAQGSGDVKYHLGAHGTYNSPSGKQIDVELTANPSHLEAVNPVLEGIVRAKQDELDKGESGFTVLPLLMHGDAAFAGQGVVAETLNLSQLRGYRTGGTVHVVVNNQVGFTTSPSASRSSLYCTDIARMISAPIFHVNGDDPEACVRVARMAVDYRRTFKKDVVIDMVCYRRRGHNEADNPSFTQPLMYDIIDNKRSVRKLYTEALIGRGDITLADAEEALKDFQAQLEKVFLETRGATGRPTPEPVMESSKAPREIQTAISAELIKTMGELYANHPEGFTIHPRLKPQIDRRVAMTTGGDVDWSTAELLAFGSLTVDGHSVRLAGQDSRRGTFTQRHAVLIDRHNGEEYTPLRYIPNQTAQFRTYDSLLSEYAAMGFEYGYSVANPNALVCWEAQFGDFADGAQTIVDEFIASGEAKWGQRSSVTLLLPHGYEGQGPDHSSGRPERFLQLAAENNMNIAMCSSPANYFHLLRRQALTDVRRPLIAFTPKSLLRLKAAVSQLEEFTSGTFRPVIGDPAVDPSGVSRVVLSSGKIYYDLVHARTEAKRSDVALVRVEQLYPLPGEEISAELAKYPNAQLIWAQEEPANQGGYPFIALNLPEVLSGHGDNRPIYRASRKPSASPAVGSASIHEAQQREVVATALG comes from the coding sequence GTGACCGTGCAGTCCTCGACTGGTGAACCGTCCGTTTCCGAGCCCGACTTCGGCGCCAACGAATGGCTCGTCGAGGAGATGTACGAGCGCTATCTCGCGGACCCGAAGACCGTCGACGCCGCCTGGCACGACTTCTTCGCCGATTACCGACCGCCGGTCGGCGGCGCGAGCGGGTCCACCTCGAACGGCCGGGCGGCCGCAACGGCCGATCCCGAGGCTCAGGCTGCTGCGGTCACCGAGGCCGCCACAGTCTCCCCCGGCGCGGCAGCCAGTACGGCGGCCAGCAGTGCCGCCAGCACCGCCGCCGGTGCCGCCAGTGCCGCCAGCACCGCCAGTGCCGCCGATTCGTCCGGCCAGACCGGCGCACCGAACGCGGCCGGCAGCGCCGCCGCGGCCCCCTCCAACGGGACGAGCAAGTCCGCCGGCGCGCATGCCGCCCCGGCGGAAGCCACCCGGCCGTCCTGGACCACCCCGACCGTGGCGCCCGTGGCCGCGGACTCGGCCGGCAGCATCACGACATTGCGCGGTGCGCCGGCGCGAGTCGTGCAGAACATGCAGGCCTCGCTGGAGATCCCGACCGCGACCAGCGTGCGCGCCGTCCCGGCCAAGCTCATCGCCGACAATCGGATCGTCATCAACAACCACCTCCGTCGAGCTCGCGGCGGCAAGATCAGCTTCACCCACCTGATCGGCTACGCGGTGGTCAAGGCTCTGCGGACGCACCCCGAGATGAACAACTCCTTCGCGCTCACCGCTGAGGGCAAGCCGGCGATGGTGACCCCGGAGCACGTCAACTTCGGCCTCGCGATCGATCTTCCCGGCAAGGACGGTGCCCGTTCGCTGGTGGTCGCGAGCATCAAACAGGCCGAGACGATGGATTTCGCCGGTTTCTGGGGCGCCTACGAGGACATCATCCGCCGGGCGCGTGCGGGCAAGCTGACGGCCGACGACTTCGCCGGTTCGACCATCAGCCTGACCAACCCTGGCACCATCGGCACGAACCACTCGGTGCCGCGGCTGATGCAGGGCCAAGGCACGATCATCGGCGTCGGCGCGATGGAATACCCCGCGCAGTACAGCGGTATGAGCGAGGAATCGCTGACTGCCACGGCCATCAGCAAGATCATGACCCTGACGTCCACCTATGACCATCGCATCATCCAGGGCGCGCAGTCAGGGGAGTTCCTGCGACGCATCCACGAGCTGCTGCTCGGCGGGGACGACTTCTACTACGAGATCTTCCGGTCGCTGCGGATCCCCTACGAGCCGGTCGTGTGGCTGACCGACCGCGAGTTCACCCACGAGGGTCAGATCGACAAGGCCGCGCGGGTCGTCGAACTCATCAACGCCTACCGGTCCTCCGGTCACCTGATGGCCGACACCGACCCGCTGGAGTTCAAGATCCGGAACCACCCGGACCTGGACATCACCAAACACGGCCTGACCTTGTGGGATCTGGACCGCGAGTTCCCCGTCGGTGGCTTCGCCGGCCAGAAGCTGATGAAGCTGCGCGACATCCTCGGTGTGCTTCGTGACGCCTACTGCCGACGGGTCGGCGTCGAGTACATGCACATCATCGATCCGGAGGAACGCGCCTGGATCCAGCAGCACATCGAGATCAAGAACGACGCTCCGACCCGCGATGAACAGAAGCACATCCTGTCGCGGCTCAACGTGGCCGAGGCCTTCGAGACGTTCCTGCAGACCAAGTACGTGGGCCAGAAGCGGTTCAGCCTCGAAGGTGGCGAGACCGTCATCGCCCTGCTCGATGCTGTGCTGTCCGCCGCGGCCGAGCAGGAGCTGGACGAGGTCGTGATCGGCATGCCGCACCGCGGCCGGCTGAACGTGCTGGCCAACATCGTCGGCAAGCCCTACGCCAAGATCTTCAACGAGTTCGAGGGCAACATCGACCCGGGAACCGCGCAGGGTTCAGGCGATGTGAAATACCACCTCGGCGCACACGGGACGTACAACTCCCCCAGCGGTAAGCAGATCGACGTCGAGCTGACCGCCAATCCGTCCCATCTGGAAGCGGTCAACCCTGTGCTGGAAGGGATCGTCCGCGCCAAGCAGGACGAACTCGACAAGGGCGAGAGCGGCTTCACCGTCCTGCCGTTGCTGATGCACGGCGACGCGGCCTTTGCCGGTCAGGGCGTGGTGGCCGAGACGCTGAACCTCTCCCAGCTTCGCGGATATCGCACCGGTGGCACGGTGCACGTCGTCGTGAACAACCAGGTCGGCTTCACCACGTCACCGTCGGCATCCCGCTCCAGCCTGTACTGCACCGACATCGCGCGGATGATCTCGGCACCGATCTTCCACGTCAACGGCGACGACCCCGAGGCGTGCGTACGGGTCGCCCGAATGGCAGTGGACTACCGGCGGACGTTCAAGAAGGACGTCGTCATCGACATGGTCTGCTACCGGCGCCGCGGGCACAACGAGGCCGACAACCCCTCGTTCACGCAGCCGCTGATGTACGACATCATCGACAACAAGCGCAGCGTCCGAAAGCTGTACACCGAGGCGCTCATCGGCCGCGGCGACATCACCCTCGCCGACGCCGAGGAGGCGCTCAAGGACTTCCAGGCCCAGTTGGAAAAGGTGTTCCTCGAAACCCGGGGCGCGACCGGCCGGCCGACGCCCGAGCCTGTCATGGAATCGAGCAAGGCCCCCCGCGAGATCCAGACCGCCATCTCGGCCGAGCTGATCAAGACCATGGGTGAGCTGTACGCCAACCACCCGGAGGGCTTCACGATCCACCCGCGGCTCAAGCCTCAGATCGACCGACGGGTCGCGATGACGACCGGCGGCGACGTGGACTGGTCCACGGCCGAGTTGCTGGCGTTCGGGTCCCTGACGGTGGACGGGCATTCGGTCCGGCTCGCCGGGCAGGACTCGCGTCGCGGCACCTTCACGCAGCGGCACGCGGTCCTCATCGACCGGCACAACGGCGAGGAGTACACCCCGCTGCGCTACATCCCCAACCAGACCGCGCAGTTCCGCACCTACGACTCGCTGCTGAGTGAGTACGCGGCGATGGGCTTCGAGTACGGCTATTCAGTGGCCAACCCGAACGCGCTGGTCTGCTGGGAAGCGCAGTTCGGGGACTTCGCCGACGGGGCGCAGACCATCGTCGACGAGTTCATCGCCAGCGGTGAGGCCAAGTGGGGCCAGCGGTCCTCGGTGACCCTGTTGCTGCCGCACGGCTACGAAGGTCAGGGACCGGACCACTCCTCCGGCCGACCGGAACGGTTCCTGCAGTTGGCGGCCGAGAACAACATGAACATCGCGATGTGTTCGTCTCCGGCCAACTATTTCCACTTGTTGCGTCGCCAGGCCCTGACCGACGTCCGACGTCCGCTCATCGCCTTCACCCCCAAGTCATTGCTGCGCTTGAAGGCGGCCGTCAGCCAGCTCGAGGAGTTCACCTCCGGCACCTTCCGTCCGGTCATCGGCGACCCTGCCGTGGACCCCAGCGGGGTGAGCCGGGTCGTGCTGTCCAGCGGAAAGATCTATTACGACCTCGTGCACGCCCGGACCGAGGCCAAGCGCAGTGATGTCGCGCTGGTCCGGGTCGAGCAGCTGTACCCGCTCCCGGGCGAGGAGATCAGCGCCGAACTGGCCAAGTACCCCAATGCCCAGCTGATCTGGGCGCAGGAGGAGCCGGCCAACCAGGGCGGCTACCCGTTCATCGCGCTCAACCTGCCTGAGGTGCTCTCCGGGCACGGCGACAACCGGCCCATCTACCGGGCCTCGCGCAAGCCGTCGGCCTCGCCCGCTGTGGGTTCGGCCAGCATTCACGAGGCCCAGCAGCGCGAAGTCGTGGCCACGGCGCTCGGATAG
- a CDS encoding ABC transporter permease subunit: MINLLRSEVLKIRSTQVWIWMMVLVVAITVAATLASVLSISADTPTDGIDYFGIWTNFGVAGVALLVLGILGLTTEFRHKTITPTLLATPNRLQLLLGKALGYVVFAIPYGVVCLLINLITAWICLRAKGLPVQFGDGAVSGMVRSLLGLVLLAFFGLGLGALVRNQAAAMVVGILYLSVLNLLFAGIPWIRRVYLYEPAGALRAFTSRDQNNYDLSTDVFHVVPWAGGLILLAWCLVFLGLGYLVSLKRDIS; this comes from the coding sequence ATGATCAACCTGCTCCGGTCCGAGGTCCTCAAGATCCGAAGCACCCAGGTCTGGATCTGGATGATGGTCCTGGTCGTGGCGATCACCGTCGCGGCGACGCTGGCGAGCGTGCTGTCGATCAGCGCCGATACGCCCACCGACGGCATCGACTACTTCGGCATCTGGACCAACTTCGGAGTGGCCGGGGTCGCGTTGCTGGTGCTCGGCATCCTGGGCCTGACGACCGAGTTCCGGCACAAGACGATCACGCCGACCCTGCTGGCCACTCCGAACCGCCTGCAGCTGCTACTCGGCAAGGCGCTGGGCTACGTCGTCTTCGCGATCCCCTACGGCGTGGTGTGCCTGCTGATCAACCTCATCACCGCCTGGATCTGCCTGCGGGCCAAGGGGCTGCCGGTGCAGTTCGGCGACGGTGCGGTGAGTGGCATGGTCCGCAGCCTGCTCGGGCTCGTCCTGCTGGCCTTCTTCGGTTTGGGGCTCGGTGCGCTCGTGCGTAACCAGGCGGCCGCCATGGTCGTGGGAATCCTCTACCTCAGCGTGCTGAACCTGCTCTTCGCAGGCATCCCGTGGATCCGGCGCGTCTACCTCTACGAACCCGCCGGCGCCCTGCGGGCGTTCACCTCGAGAGACCAGAACAACTACGACCTCAGCACTGACGTATTCCACGTCGTGCCATGGGCGGGCGGACTCATCCTGCTCGCCTGGTGTCTGGTGTTCCTCGGCCTCGGCTACCTGGTGAGTCTGAAGCGGGACATCAGCTGA
- a CDS encoding PLP-dependent aminotransferase family protein, producing MLSNAPIGTRTLLGLLPDLSEQPGPRYRALSNALAALLLDGRVSPGSRLPSERDLARELKLSRATTTAAFDALAADGLLIRRQGSGSYLTLPAAARMAGPGSRIARRPGDAALVDLSIASLPAIAGVMGPAMAAVTEDVARYATRDGYYPYGIPELREAVAERYRRRGVATTPEQILITNGAQHGLDLVLRVGIGPGDRVVTELPSYPGALESLRAHGARHVPVPLSMSMTEGRWELPSFAAALRQSSPRLAYLIPDFHNPTGALGDGATRAEIAHAARRSGTRLIVDESFVDIDLRTEAERGDSARPIVAMAELDESVISLGSLSKPIWGGLRVGWIRTDPDTVQRLAAARARNDMAGPVIEQLIAHHLLADLDASLMQRRDSLRQQRDCLLASLAELLPAWRPSRALGGLSIWIELDHAGATPLSHLLEHRGLLLSPGSRFAADGTLERQLRLPFALPQDVLRRAVETIAEAWGELEPGRLPGDAGSLVTA from the coding sequence GTGTTGAGCAACGCTCCGATCGGAACCCGCACCCTGCTGGGCCTGCTGCCAGATCTGTCCGAACAACCTGGCCCCCGCTACCGCGCGCTCAGCAACGCGCTGGCCGCTCTCTTGCTGGACGGGCGGGTGTCGCCAGGATCGCGGTTGCCCTCCGAGCGTGATCTGGCCCGCGAGCTCAAGCTGAGCCGGGCGACCACGACAGCAGCTTTCGACGCACTGGCGGCCGACGGGCTGCTCATTCGGCGGCAAGGGTCTGGCAGCTACCTGACCCTTCCCGCGGCGGCCCGGATGGCCGGACCCGGCTCCCGCATCGCGCGCCGCCCCGGGGACGCAGCCCTGGTAGATCTGTCCATCGCAAGCCTGCCAGCGATCGCCGGTGTGATGGGTCCGGCAATGGCAGCCGTGACCGAGGACGTCGCGCGCTACGCGACCCGTGACGGCTACTACCCCTACGGCATCCCGGAACTTCGGGAGGCGGTCGCCGAGCGCTACCGCCGGCGGGGCGTGGCCACCACGCCGGAGCAGATCCTGATAACCAACGGTGCGCAGCACGGTCTCGATCTCGTACTGCGCGTGGGGATCGGCCCCGGCGATCGGGTCGTCACCGAACTGCCGAGCTATCCCGGGGCGCTGGAATCGTTGCGGGCCCACGGCGCCCGCCACGTGCCCGTCCCGCTGTCGATGAGCATGACCGAAGGCCGCTGGGAGCTGCCCAGCTTCGCCGCGGCGCTGCGTCAGAGCTCGCCCCGGCTGGCCTATCTGATCCCCGACTTCCACAATCCGACCGGTGCGCTGGGCGACGGTGCGACCAGGGCCGAGATCGCCCATGCCGCCCGGCGCTCGGGGACACGGCTGATCGTCGACGAGTCCTTCGTCGACATCGACCTGCGCACCGAGGCCGAACGCGGCGACAGCGCACGTCCCATCGTCGCCATGGCCGAGTTGGACGAGTCCGTCATCAGTCTGGGCTCGCTGTCCAAGCCCATCTGGGGCGGCCTGCGGGTCGGTTGGATCCGCACCGATCCCGACACCGTGCAGCGGCTCGCCGCGGCGCGAGCGCGTAACGACATGGCGGGGCCCGTCATCGAACAGCTCATCGCACATCACCTGCTGGCCGACCTCGACGCGTCCCTCATGCAGCGGCGGGACAGCCTTCGACAGCAACGAGATTGCCTGCTCGCCTCGCTGGCCGAGCTGCTACCGGCCTGGCGTCCCAGCCGGGCGCTCGGCGGGCTGTCGATCTGGATCGAGCTCGATCACGCCGGCGCAACTCCGCTGTCACATCTGCTGGAGCATCGCGGGCTGCTGCTGAGTCCAGGTTCGAGATTCGCGGCGGACGGAACGTTGGAGCGCCAGCTTCGGCTGCCGTTCGCCCTGCCGCAAGACGTGCTCCGGCGTGCCGTGGAGACCATCGCCGAGGCTTGGGGTGAACTCGAACCCGGCCGCTTGCCGGGCGATGCCGGTTCGCTGGTCACCGCGTAA
- a CDS encoding YczE/YyaS/YitT family protein, whose product MPVPTPMPSPVPQPLPVPAEPGADVPPRRAALRWSRRLIQLYVGLALYGVSGGLQVQANLGLDPWDVLHQGVASRVHLSIGVVSIIVGALVLLAWIPIRQRPGLGTVSNVFMVGFAMNVTIAVVPAPDAFAARFALLLGGILLCGLATGMYISVGLGPGPRDGLMTGWSARLGLSIRLTRTVLELTVLASGWALGGTVGVGTVLFAVLIGPLAQLFLRAFGVRRVEPAAASVLPLQGPEAQ is encoded by the coding sequence ATGCCTGTGCCGACGCCCATGCCCAGCCCGGTGCCGCAGCCGCTGCCGGTTCCGGCAGAGCCCGGCGCCGACGTGCCGCCTCGCCGTGCGGCGCTCCGTTGGTCGCGACGACTGATCCAGCTCTACGTCGGCCTGGCCCTCTACGGCGTGTCGGGCGGCCTGCAGGTGCAGGCCAATCTCGGACTGGACCCGTGGGACGTCCTGCATCAGGGGGTTGCCTCGCGCGTGCATCTGTCGATCGGCGTCGTGTCCATCATCGTCGGTGCGCTGGTGCTGCTGGCCTGGATTCCGATCCGCCAGCGCCCCGGCCTCGGAACGGTCAGCAATGTCTTCATGGTGGGCTTCGCCATGAATGTGACGATCGCCGTGGTGCCTGCTCCAGATGCCTTCGCCGCGCGATTCGCCTTGCTGCTCGGGGGAATCCTGCTCTGCGGTCTGGCCACGGGCATGTACATCTCGGTCGGACTGGGACCTGGGCCCCGGGACGGGCTGATGACGGGATGGTCGGCCAGGCTCGGCTTGTCGATCCGGCTCACCCGCACGGTGCTGGAGCTGACGGTGCTGGCCTCGGGATGGGCGCTCGGCGGCACGGTGGGAGTCGGCACGGTGCTGTTCGCGGTCTTGATCGGCCCGCTCGCTCAGCTGTTCCTCCGCGCGTTCGGCGTTCGGCGGGTGGAGCCGGCTGCGGCGAGCGTGCTGCCATTGCAAGGTCCTGAAGCGCAGTAG
- a CDS encoding DUF6104 family protein encodes MYFTDRGIEELQSRRGEEEVSLDWLAQRLQTFVDLNPDFEIAIERFATWLARADDELD; translated from the coding sequence ATGTACTTCACCGATCGAGGCATCGAGGAACTGCAATCGCGCCGCGGCGAGGAGGAGGTGAGCCTCGACTGGCTGGCCCAGCGCCTGCAGACGTTCGTCGACCTCAATCCCGATTTCGAGATCGCGATCGAGCGGTTCGCGACGTGGCTGGCCCGAGCTGACGACGAACTCGACTAG